In a single window of the Gemmatimonadota bacterium genome:
- a CDS encoding CPBP family intramembrane metalloprotease — MTFHWPSPLGFLFLGYVLFGLPWLAHRSGQRMAGQSPGQSVPTRQQVWQSVVVMQLIMLAFAWLTGREFGYPFLAWEGVSIRAVLVTIAALAGLLVLRVVVRRTRTDAERRELAVFKFAPRTPPEWRATVLMIGVTAVSEEVAYRGVGHALLWWMFGNGYLAAGLAAAAFAGAHAVQGRKSMAMIFVTALVMHALVAVTGTLLLAIVVHAAFDLYAGWRIAVEARTLLPQES, encoded by the coding sequence GTGACCTTTCATTGGCCGTCGCCGTTGGGATTCCTCTTCCTCGGCTACGTCCTCTTCGGGTTGCCGTGGCTGGCGCATCGCAGCGGACAGCGCATGGCCGGCCAGAGCCCGGGGCAGTCGGTGCCGACCCGACAGCAGGTCTGGCAGTCGGTCGTGGTGATGCAGTTGATCATGCTTGCGTTCGCCTGGCTGACGGGCCGCGAGTTCGGCTATCCCTTCCTGGCATGGGAGGGCGTCTCGATCCGCGCCGTGCTCGTGACGATCGCGGCGCTCGCCGGATTGCTCGTGCTCCGGGTGGTGGTGCGGCGCACCCGTACCGATGCGGAGCGGCGCGAACTCGCCGTCTTCAAGTTTGCGCCGCGGACGCCCCCGGAGTGGCGGGCCACGGTGCTGATGATCGGGGTGACGGCGGTGAGCGAGGAGGTCGCGTATCGTGGCGTGGGCCACGCGCTGCTCTGGTGGATGTTCGGGAATGGCTACCTGGCGGCAGGCCTGGCAGCGGCCGCTTTTGCCGGCGCCCACGCGGTCCAGGGGCGCAAGAGCATGGCGATGATCTTCGTCACGGCGCTGGTGATGCATGCGCTCGTCGCAGTGACGGGGACCCTCCTCCTCGCGATCGTGGTGCACGCCGCCTTCGACCTCTACGCCGGGTGGCGGATCGCGGTCGAGGCGCGGACCCTGCTGCCGCAGGAGAGCTGA
- a CDS encoding HAD-IA family hydrolase, producing the protein MRTYQTILFDLDGTLIDSVDLIVDSYLHTIAVHDLPAVTRQEILAGMGRPLRSIFGAWTSDPATMERWIATYREYNLDNHDSRVTAYPGVVDMVRQIRAAGYRTALVTSKNRYGAERGLSLVGLMEAIELIVGADDVTHPKPHAEPVEQALARLGMPTAGCLFVGDSHHDVYSGRAAGVETVGVTWGPFDRTHLEESAPDFYCSAPADLLALLGL; encoded by the coding sequence ATGCGGACCTACCAGACCATTCTATTCGACCTCGACGGGACGTTGATTGATTCCGTCGACCTGATCGTCGACAGCTACCTGCACACCATTGCGGTGCACGACCTGCCGGCGGTCACCCGTCAGGAGATTCTTGCGGGGATGGGGCGGCCGCTCCGCAGCATCTTCGGGGCGTGGACCAGCGACCCCGCGACGATGGAGCGTTGGATCGCCACCTATCGCGAGTACAACCTCGACAACCACGACAGCCGGGTGACGGCGTATCCCGGCGTGGTCGACATGGTTCGACAGATTCGGGCGGCGGGGTATCGCACGGCGCTGGTGACCAGCAAGAACCGCTACGGTGCCGAGCGGGGGCTGTCGTTGGTCGGCCTGATGGAGGCAATCGAGTTGATCGTCGGGGCCGATGACGTGACCCACCCCAAGCCGCACGCCGAGCCGGTGGAGCAGGCGCTGGCGCGGCTGGGCATGCCGACGGCGGGGTGCCTCTTTGTGGGGGATTCGCACCACGACGTCTACAGCGGGCGCGCGGCCGGTGTCGAGACTGTCGGCGTGACGTGGGGGCCGTTCGACCGTACGCATCTCGAGGAATCGGCACCCGATTTCTATTGCAGCGCCCCTGCCGATCTCCTCGCATTGCTGGGGCTGTAG